Part of the Varibaculum massiliense genome is shown below.
GAAATCTTCCGGCTTTTATAGAGGGATTCTACGCGCTGTTGCCATCGACCAGGCGCCGCAGCTCCGGCCACAGCTCCGAGGCGATGGTGCGGCGCAAATCTTCGCGGGTAGTGTTATTGACCAACTCAAAGTTGGCAATCGCGCGGCGTTGTTCCTCACTGGCTTGCGCTGCAATCCGGGCATCTACTTGTTCGGGTTCTAAGCCAGAGCGCTGAAACAGGCGCTGGTGACGCTGCTTAAGGGGCGCGCTGACTGCCACGATCACGTCAAAGGCGCGCGCGTTCGGATTCTCCGCTAGCAACGGAATATCGTAAATGCCGATATCTCCAGGAGTAAGGGAAGCAAAGAAACGGTCAGAAAGAAACGAGATATAGGGGTGGGTTATGGATTCTAGGAGGCGGCGGGCATCGGGATTATTAAAGACGATTGCGGCGAGGGCGCTGCGGTCAACCCCGGTTTCCCATTCGGGATGGTCAAACGCGTGGGCAATATCGGGAGCTAAATCTATTAGAGCTTGACCCGCCAGTTCATCGGCGCTGCAAGTTTTGGCGCCTAGGGCTTTTAAAGTGTGTACAGTGGTGGATTTACCGGAGCCAATCCCACCAGTTACCGCCACTGAGAGGGCGTTCGTAGGTGAAGCTGCCGCCCAACGCGCTCCCCGATCCGGGTTGCGGTAAATCAATAGTTCACTCACGCCCTAAGCCTACCTAGCAAATCTGCTGACAACCAACGCAGCAAGAATAAACGCGCAAGATAACTTGAGGATTAGAGAACTAGCAAATAAAACAGGGTGGGCAGAAGCATTTCTGCTTCTGCCCACCCTGAAAGTTAAGCGTTACAACTCTTAGGTAGAGCTGCAATTAGCCTTTATTCGCCGGTTAGTTTCTCACGAAGAGCTGCTAGGGCTTCATCGGAAGCCAAAGTGCCTTCGGAGTCTTCACTCTCGGTGGAGTAGCTGGCGTTCTCCGCGGGATCGGGGCGGGTATTGGCGGCTTCAGTGTCGGCTTCCAGAGCCTTCGCCACCTGTTCCTTGTGCGCCTTCCAACGGGCTTCTGCCTGGGCGTATTCTTCCTCCCA
Proteins encoded:
- the coaE gene encoding dephospho-CoA kinase (Dephospho-CoA kinase (CoaE) performs the final step in coenzyme A biosynthesis.) — its product is MSELLIYRNPDRGARWAAASPTNALSVAVTGGIGSGKSTTVHTLKALGAKTCSADELAGQALIDLAPDIAHAFDHPEWETGVDRSALAAIVFNNPDARRLLESITHPYISFLSDRFFASLTPGDIGIYDIPLLAENPNARAFDVIVAVSAPLKQRHQRLFQRSGLEPEQVDARIAAQASEEQRRAIANFELVNNTTREDLRRTIASELWPELRRLVDGNSA